A single genomic interval of Deltaproteobacteria bacterium harbors:
- the odhB gene encoding 2-oxoglutarate dehydrogenase complex dihydrolipoyllysine-residue succinyltransferase has translation MMIEVKVPSVGESVSEGVLLQWFKAGGEVVRQDEPLFELETDKITMQVQAERGGRLNVEVAAGATVTIGQVVGRIDTSVAVPEAAEPQAETADRPPTAPPAVVAPRPRDPVTAPAVVGTPAAPVRLAPSLRRLVRQHALDPQTLVASIPGGRVTRTEVEAAASGAPSGAGASQSGGAAVGAPRPREAVGADGEPRETRRPMTSLRRRLAERLVQAQHDAAMLTTFNEADLSALLALRARYQEEFSRRNGIKLGLMSFFVKAVVEALRSVPALNARLEGDELVQNHYYDLGVAVSTERGLVVPVVRGADRLTFAEVERTIAELAERARSRRLELPELLGGCFTISNGGVYGSLLSTPILNPPQCGILGMHAIKKRPVVVADELAVRPMMYLALSYDHRIVDGEQAVTFLRRVVECVEAPERLMLEV, from the coding sequence ATGATGATCGAGGTGAAGGTCCCGTCGGTGGGCGAGTCGGTGAGCGAGGGCGTGCTCCTGCAGTGGTTCAAGGCGGGGGGCGAGGTCGTGCGGCAGGACGAGCCGCTCTTCGAGCTGGAGACCGACAAGATCACGATGCAGGTGCAAGCGGAGCGGGGCGGGCGGCTGAACGTCGAGGTGGCGGCGGGCGCGACCGTGACGATCGGCCAGGTGGTGGGGCGGATCGACACCTCGGTCGCGGTTCCGGAAGCGGCCGAGCCGCAGGCCGAGACGGCCGACCGACCGCCAACCGCACCCCCGGCCGTCGTCGCGCCGAGGCCGCGTGACCCCGTGACGGCGCCGGCGGTGGTGGGGACCCCCGCTGCGCCCGTACGCTTGGCTCCGTCGCTCCGGCGCCTGGTGCGGCAGCATGCGCTCGACCCGCAGACGCTGGTGGCCTCGATCCCCGGCGGCCGCGTCACCCGGACGGAGGTGGAGGCGGCGGCCTCGGGCGCGCCGAGCGGGGCGGGTGCGTCGCAGAGCGGCGGGGCGGCGGTCGGCGCACCACGGCCGCGCGAGGCGGTCGGTGCCGACGGAGAGCCCCGCGAGACGCGGCGTCCGATGACGAGCCTCCGGCGGCGACTGGCGGAGCGGTTGGTCCAGGCGCAACACGACGCGGCGATGCTCACCACCTTCAACGAGGCCGACCTGTCCGCGCTCCTCGCCCTGCGGGCGCGCTACCAGGAGGAGTTCTCGCGGCGAAACGGGATCAAGCTCGGGTTGATGTCCTTCTTCGTGAAGGCCGTGGTGGAGGCGCTGCGCAGCGTGCCGGCCTTGAACGCGCGCCTCGAGGGGGACGAGCTGGTCCAGAACCACTACTACGACCTTGGCGTGGCGGTGTCGACCGAGCGCGGGCTCGTGGTGCCGGTCGTGCGGGGGGCGGATCGGCTCACCTTCGCCGAGGTGGAGCGGACCATCGCCGAGCTGGCCGAACGCGCGCGGTCGCGGAGGCTGGAGCTCCCCGAGCTCCTCGGCGGGTGCTTCACCATCTCGAACGGCGGGGTCTACGGGTCCCTGCTCTCGACGCCGATCCTGAATCCGCCCCAGTGCGGCATCCTCGGCATGCACGCCATCAAGAAGCGTCCCGTCGTGGTGGCCGACGAGCTTGCGGTCCGGCCGATGATGTACCTCGCGCTCTCCTACGACCACCGCATCGTGGACGGGGAACAGGCGGTGACCTTCCTGCGGCGCGTGGTGGAGTGCGTGGAGGCCCCCGAGCGGCTGATGCTCGAGGTGTGA
- the acnA gene encoding aconitate hydratase AcnA, with translation MSENPQTNSFGARAELDTRSGKISYYRLATLGERGVADVSRLPFSIKVILEALLRNEDGRAVTREDILTLAGYQAAAPSEKELPFKPARVILQDFTGVPAVVDLAALRSAMTRLGGDAQRINPLIPVDLVIDHSVQVDAFGSPAALAQNLELEFSRNEERYVFLRWGQQAFRNFRVVPPGSGIVHQVNLEYLAGVVQQRTDDGRTVVFPDSLVGTDSHTTMINGLGVLGWGVGGIEAEAVMLGQPLYMLAPQVIGVRLSGRLPEGATATDLTLTVTQLLRKKGVVEKFVEFYGPGLSALSLADRATVANMAPEYGATMGFFPVDAEALRYLRRTGRPETLVELVETYCRAQGLFRTDDTPDPVFSDTVELDLSTIQPCLAGPKRPQDRVPLKEMRATWQRDLRAPVAQRGFNLKEEETSRTATVAYPGAEPGPLGQGAVVIAAITSCTNTSNPSVLLGAGLLAKKAVEAGLRTRPHVKTSLAPGSTVVTEYLRQTGLLPYLEQLGFHVVGYGCTTCIGNSGPLPAHVAAAVEAGDLVVASVLSGNRNFEGRVNPHVKANYLASPPLVVAYALAGTVDLDLEKEPLGLGTGGKPIFLRDVWPTGAEVSALLDAALDPETFRRQYADIERSNERWNRIPVTGGDLYAWDAASTYIQEPPFFVDMSREARPIAPIRSARVLAKLGDSVTTDHISPAGNIPTKSPAGQYLVAQGVRPEDFNSFGARRGNDRVMTRGTFGNIRLKNLLCPGKEGNWTLHLPDGQEMSIYDAAERYKADGVPTVILAGVDYGMGSSRDWAAKGTYLLGVKAVIARSFERIHRSNLVGMGVLPLEYASGQDAETLGLTGKELFSIELGDDLKPRTTLAVEARREDGTTLRFDTRCRIDSLIEVDYYRNGGILHTVLRQLLRSA, from the coding sequence ATGAGCGAGAATCCGCAGACCAACAGCTTTGGCGCGCGCGCCGAGCTCGACACGCGTTCGGGGAAGATCTCCTACTACCGCCTCGCCACTCTCGGCGAGCGCGGAGTGGCCGATGTGTCCCGGCTACCCTTCTCCATCAAGGTCATCCTCGAGGCGCTCCTGCGCAACGAGGACGGCCGCGCGGTGACCCGCGAAGACATCCTCACCCTCGCGGGCTACCAGGCCGCCGCTCCCTCGGAGAAGGAGCTGCCCTTCAAGCCGGCGCGCGTGATCCTGCAGGACTTCACCGGGGTCCCGGCCGTGGTCGACCTCGCCGCGCTGCGGAGCGCGATGACCCGCCTCGGCGGCGACGCCCAGCGCATCAACCCGCTCATTCCCGTGGACCTGGTCATCGACCACAGCGTCCAGGTGGACGCCTTCGGCTCGCCCGCGGCGCTGGCGCAGAACCTGGAGCTCGAGTTCTCGCGCAACGAGGAGCGCTACGTCTTCCTGCGCTGGGGACAGCAGGCGTTCCGGAACTTCCGCGTGGTGCCCCCGGGGAGCGGCATCGTGCACCAGGTGAACCTCGAGTACCTCGCCGGAGTGGTGCAGCAGCGCACCGACGACGGGCGCACCGTGGTCTTCCCGGACTCGCTCGTGGGGACCGACTCCCACACCACCATGATCAATGGCCTCGGCGTGCTCGGCTGGGGGGTGGGAGGGATCGAGGCCGAGGCGGTGATGCTCGGCCAGCCGCTCTACATGCTTGCGCCGCAGGTCATCGGCGTCCGGCTGAGCGGGCGACTCCCCGAGGGGGCCACCGCCACGGACCTGACCCTGACCGTGACGCAGCTCCTCCGCAAGAAGGGCGTGGTCGAGAAGTTCGTCGAGTTCTACGGGCCGGGGCTCTCGGCGCTCTCCCTCGCCGACCGCGCCACGGTGGCGAACATGGCCCCCGAGTACGGCGCGACGATGGGCTTCTTCCCCGTGGACGCCGAGGCGCTGCGCTACCTGCGCCGGACGGGGCGCCCGGAGACGCTCGTGGAGCTGGTCGAGACCTACTGCCGCGCGCAGGGGCTCTTCCGCACCGACGACACGCCGGACCCCGTCTTCTCGGACACGGTGGAGCTCGACCTCTCGACGATCCAGCCCTGCCTCGCCGGCCCCAAGCGCCCGCAGGACCGCGTGCCGCTGAAGGAGATGCGCGCCACCTGGCAGCGCGACCTCCGCGCCCCGGTCGCGCAGCGCGGCTTCAATCTGAAGGAAGAGGAGACGTCGCGCACCGCCACCGTGGCCTACCCTGGCGCCGAGCCGGGGCCGCTCGGTCAGGGCGCCGTCGTCATCGCGGCGATCACAAGCTGCACGAACACCAGCAACCCCTCCGTGCTCCTCGGCGCCGGTCTCCTGGCGAAGAAGGCCGTGGAGGCCGGACTCCGCACGCGCCCGCACGTGAAGACCAGCCTCGCCCCCGGCTCCACCGTGGTCACCGAGTACCTCAGGCAGACCGGGCTCCTGCCCTACCTCGAGCAGCTCGGCTTCCACGTCGTCGGCTATGGCTGCACCACCTGCATCGGCAACAGCGGCCCGCTGCCCGCCCACGTCGCGGCCGCCGTCGAGGCAGGGGACCTCGTCGTGGCGAGCGTCCTGTCGGGCAACCGCAACTTCGAGGGGCGCGTCAACCCGCACGTGAAGGCCAACTACCTCGCCTCCCCGCCGCTGGTCGTGGCCTACGCGCTCGCGGGCACCGTGGACCTCGACCTCGAGAAGGAACCCCTGGGCCTCGGCACCGGCGGCAAGCCCATCTTCCTGCGCGACGTGTGGCCCACCGGAGCCGAGGTCTCGGCGCTCCTCGACGCCGCGCTCGACCCCGAGACCTTCCGCCGGCAGTACGCCGACATCGAGCGCTCGAACGAGCGGTGGAACCGGATCCCGGTGACCGGCGGGGACCTCTACGCCTGGGACGCGGCGAGCACGTACATCCAGGAGCCGCCCTTCTTCGTGGACATGAGCCGCGAGGCGCGGCCGATCGCCCCCATCCGATCCGCGCGCGTGCTGGCGAAGCTCGGGGACAGCGTCACCACCGACCACATCAGCCCGGCCGGGAACATCCCGACGAAGAGCCCGGCGGGGCAGTACCTCGTGGCGCAGGGGGTCAGGCCCGAGGACTTCAACTCCTTCGGCGCGCGACGGGGCAACGACCGGGTCATGACCCGCGGGACCTTCGGCAACATCCGCCTGAAGAACCTCCTCTGTCCCGGCAAGGAGGGGAACTGGACCCTGCATCTCCCCGACGGCCAGGAGATGTCGATCTACGACGCCGCCGAGCGCTACAAGGCCGATGGAGTTCCCACGGTCATCCTCGCCGGGGTGGACTACGGCATGGGCTCGAGCCGCGACTGGGCGGCCAAGGGGACCTACCTCCTCGGGGTGAAGGCGGTGATCGCCCGCTCCTTCGAGCGCATCCACCGCAGTAATCTGGTCGGGATGGGGGTCCTGCCCCTCGAGTACGCGAGCGGCCAGGACGCCGAGACGCTCGGCCTGACGGGCAAAGAGCTCTTCTCGATCGAGCTCGGGGACGACCTCAAGCCGCGCACCACGCTCGCCGTGGAGGCCCGACGCGAGGACGGAACCACGCTGCGCTTCGACACGCGCTGCCGGATCGACAGCCTGATCGAGGTGGACTACTACCGGAACGGCGGCATCCTGCACACCGTGCTGCGGCAGCTCCTGCGGAGCGCCTGA
- a CDS encoding TIGR04282 family arsenosugar biosynthesis glycosyltransferase, whose product MPTSLSPPRCTVILFTRYPEAGRAKTRLIPRLGAEGAAALQRRLTGHALGEALRLQRATPGLAVEVRTEGGDPERLTAWLGEDLCWQPQGTGDLGERLRRALDDRLGRGARAVLVGCDLPGLSAELLRQAVAALSSHDLVLGPAHDGGYYLVGLRNRAPTLFHDIPWGGPTVLERTLERARAASLAVALLAPLADVDRPEDLDSLDPSWLEGLELRHPPRELT is encoded by the coding sequence ATGCCGACGAGCCTGTCCCCCCCGCGCTGCACGGTGATCCTCTTCACCCGCTACCCGGAGGCGGGTCGCGCGAAGACCCGGCTCATCCCGCGCCTCGGGGCCGAAGGGGCCGCGGCGCTGCAGCGGCGCCTCACCGGGCACGCTCTTGGCGAGGCCCTCCGCCTGCAGCGCGCGACCCCCGGCCTGGCCGTGGAGGTTCGCACGGAGGGGGGCGACCCGGAGCGCCTGACCGCCTGGCTGGGGGAGGACCTCTGCTGGCAGCCCCAGGGGACGGGGGACCTCGGCGAACGCCTGCGGCGCGCGCTCGACGACCGACTCGGACGTGGAGCACGCGCCGTCCTCGTCGGCTGCGACCTCCCCGGACTCTCGGCCGAGCTCCTGCGCCAGGCCGTCGCCGCGCTCTCGTCCCACGACCTGGTCCTCGGGCCGGCGCACGACGGCGGCTATTACCTCGTCGGCCTGCGAAATAGAGCGCCCACGCTATTTCACGACATCCCTTGGGGGGGCCCCACCGTGCTCGAACGGACCCTCGAGCGCGCGCGAGCGGCCTCCCTCGCGGTGGCCCTGCTGGCGCCGCTCGCCGACGTCGACCGTCCGGAGGACCTCGACTCCCTTGACCCTTCTTGGCTCGAGGGCCTAGAACTTCGACATCCGCCACGGGAGCTGACATGA
- a CDS encoding glycosyltransferase family 2 protein, giving the protein MYAGRTVALIVPALDEEEALGPLLAAVERTVVDRLIVVDNGSTDGTADVARRAGALVVSEPRRGYGRACLAGIAAAEGAEWLAFMDGDGSDDPTELPALLRRLERGAELVVGSRVLGGAERGALTPLQRFGNALTCTLVRAFWGVRFTDLGPFRAISAESLRGLEMRDPDYGWTIEMQVKAAQRGLRCEEVPVRCRVRRGGRSKVSGTVKGSLGAGRRILGYVLSAKVAEWGSLPPSRRRS; this is encoded by the coding sequence ATGTACGCCGGCCGCACGGTCGCTCTCATCGTTCCCGCTCTCGACGAGGAGGAGGCGCTCGGGCCGCTCCTCGCCGCGGTGGAGCGGACCGTCGTCGACCGGCTGATCGTGGTCGACAACGGTTCGACGGATGGGACGGCGGACGTAGCTCGCCGCGCGGGCGCGCTCGTCGTCTCCGAGCCCCGGCGGGGCTACGGGCGGGCCTGTCTGGCGGGGATCGCCGCTGCCGAGGGGGCCGAGTGGCTGGCCTTCATGGACGGGGACGGCAGCGACGACCCGACCGAGCTCCCGGCGCTCCTGCGCCGCCTCGAGCGCGGAGCGGAGCTCGTGGTGGGTTCGAGGGTCCTCGGCGGGGCGGAGCGCGGCGCCCTCACCCCCTTGCAGCGCTTTGGCAACGCGCTCACCTGCACCCTCGTGCGCGCCTTCTGGGGGGTGCGCTTCACGGACCTCGGGCCCTTTCGCGCGATTTCCGCCGAGTCGCTGCGCGGACTCGAGATGCGCGACCCGGACTACGGCTGGACCATCGAGATGCAGGTCAAGGCGGCCCAGCGGGGGCTGCGCTGCGAGGAGGTCCCCGTCCGCTGCCGCGTGCGCCGGGGGGGCCGGTCCAAGGTGAGCGGGACGGTGAAGGGCTCGCTCGGCGCGGGACGCCGGATCCTGGGCTACGTCCTCTCGGCCAAGGTGGCGGAGTGGGGCTCGCTCCCGCCGAGCCGCCGCCGAAGCTGA